The nucleotide sequence GCGGTCCGGCATCGCCGCCAGCACCGGGCCGGCAGCCAGCTCGAGCAACTCTCGCGCCGCCGTGCGTTCAGCCATGCCGCCGCCTCTCCTCCGGAACCGACGGCGACCCGGCCGCCTCCCGCGGCTCCGGGACGCCGCTGTTGAGCTCGGCGGCGGCGAGGATCGCTTCCCGCACGGTCAGGTCCTTCGAGGCCGCCGCGACCACCCGATCCACCCCTTCCCCGGCCGTCGTCCGCACCGGCGCCTGCTCAGGCATGGCTCTGCACCGCCTCGACGATCCACTGCTCGGCCGTGCTCCGCGACGCCGGACCCCAGGTGACCGTCCAGCGCCCGTTGCGGGCCACCGCGGCGCTGAACTGGTACCGGCCGAGGTCGTTGTCCACCAGCCCGAACGCGCCGTGCGGGTACTCGGCCAGGATCGCGTTGCGCACCGCGAGGTCGACCAGCACCGTGCCCAGCCGCGGCCGGGCCGCGCACGCCCGGATCAGCTCGACCGCCCGCTCGCACCGGTGCGGGATCAGCCCGCGCTCGTCGGTCTCGATGCGCAGGTGCTCCCCCGGCCCCGGCGGCCGGTCGGGCAGCCCGTCGAACACCCAGCCCGGCAGCTCGCTGAGGAAGCCCGATCGCAGCCGTGCGTGGTTGCCCAGCTTGTGCAGCACCGTGGTGTAATCCTCGTCGCCGAAGAACCGCACCTCCCACGGCTTGGCCCGGGCCGGGAAGACGCCGGTGACCACGCCGCGGATGAAGCCACCGCGCAGCGCCCGGTACAGGCCGACGGCTTCCGCGGTGACCTCGCCACCCGGCGCGAGGCCGATCGCGGCCATCCCGGCGACGAACCGCGTGTACTGCTCCACCTCGTCCGCGAGGCTCGACGCGGGCGAGGAGCGACGGCCCGGCAGCGGTCCGGTGTCCGCCAGCACCGGCGGGATCTCGAACTCGGGGTCGTAGAACTCCATCACCGAGGGCCGCTCCGGCACCTCGGCCGACAGCGGGGCGATGACTTCGTCGATGACGTCGAAGACGGCGACTGCGTTGCTCACCCTTCGATTGAACACCCTGGCACCGACAATTTCTCGCACAGGTGTTCGAGCGGGTGAGATCGTACGGCGAGCGGTCGGCCAACGGCTCAGGCATCGTCCGGCACCCGCCCCTCGACGAACTCCGCGAGGCGCTCCACGGTCCCGGGCAGCCACCAGAACCGGCGGTGGCCGCCCCGGGGTCTGCTCAGCACCGCCAGGTGCCGGCCACGGTCGTCGTCGACGAACGCGAGCATCTCCCAGCGCGACAGCTCGCCGTCGTGGACGACGTCGAGCTGGACGGTGCCACGCCGGGTCCGCCGCAGATCGTCCATCAGGTCCAGGACAAGGCACTCCTGCCCTGGCTCGAGCACGCCACGCTC is from Amycolatopsis mediterranei and encodes:
- a CDS encoding ESX secretion-associated protein EspG, whose translation is MSNAVAVFDVIDEVIAPLSAEVPERPSVMEFYDPEFEIPPVLADTGPLPGRRSSPASSLADEVEQYTRFVAGMAAIGLAPGGEVTAEAVGLYRALRGGFIRGVVTGVFPARAKPWEVRFFGDEDYTTVLHKLGNHARLRSGFLSELPGWVFDGLPDRPPGPGEHLRIETDERGLIPHRCERAVELIRACAARPRLGTVLVDLAVRNAILAEYPHGAFGLVDNDLGRYQFSAAVARNGRWTVTWGPASRSTAEQWIVEAVQSHA